A single region of the Vicia villosa cultivar HV-30 ecotype Madison, WI linkage group LG4, Vvil1.0, whole genome shotgun sequence genome encodes:
- the LOC131598709 gene encoding uncharacterized protein LOC131598709, translating into MENSTDKRKRVHDESSDSETHCVGNSVEAKIRKVDCESDVNNGNSSGSESELTRVDSFESCLDSVFDSDVQLHQDDIFHILDDAENDAENVAEQTERDSVVGLDSVIKSFEEEILTPGFEPVQTEPEPVQTVSEPVQMAGLGEMQKDLGYLFEASDDELGLPPTVVSGDEPGRTEPEKVDLTGFLGFEDDFTGYDGFGFGGGLLPEYDGGNTGAGDFVAGDGLFDFTEPAADVLWPSESLQAM; encoded by the coding sequence ATGGAGAATTCCACCGACAAGAGAAAGAGAGTTCATGACGAGTCATCTGATTCTGAGACTCACTGTGTTGGTAACTCGGTTGAGGCTAAGATTCGGAAGGTTGACTGTGAGTCTGATGTTAATAATGGTAACTCGTCCGGGTCTGAGTCTGAGCTGACACGAGTCGACTCGTTTGAGTCGTGTCTTGACTCGGTTTTTGACTCGGATGTTCAGCTTCATCAAGATGATATTTTTCATATACTTGATGATGCTGAAAATGATGCTGAGAATGTTGCTGAGCAGACTGAGCGTGACTCGGTGGTGGGTCTTGACTCGGTTATCAAAAGCTTTGAGGAAGAGATTCTCACTCCGGGTTTTGAGCCGGTTCAGACCGAACCAGAACCGGTTCAGACCGTATCCGAGCCGGTTCAGATGGCTGGTTTGGGCGAGATGCAGAAAGATCTGGGCTACCTTTTTGAGGCCTCTGATGATGAGCTTGGGTTGCCTCCTACTGTGGTTTCAGGTGATGAACCGGGTCGGACTGAACCGGAGAAGGTGGACCTGACCGGGTTTCTTGGTTTTGAAGATGATTTTACTGGCTATGATGGGTTTGGTTTTGGTGGTGGGTTGTTGCCGGAGTATGACGGTGGGAACACCGGTGCCGGAGATTTTGTGGCGGGGGATGGGTTGTTTGATTTTACTGAACCGGCGGCAGATGTTTTGTGGCCGTCTGAGTCGTTACAAGCTATGTAG
- the LOC131594307 gene encoding uncharacterized protein LOC131594307 — protein MTFTVATISTGATCGGAGILYNNTTTTTPYTSLSHFTLPSSTSKRRTLHIVSAKKFSSRSRRNQPTTTTTPDQELQPKNEIEIPFYSDEDWPFPYRPPGTSKEADFFEGPQWDTVGFIGEWLWILGGVFAVCGGGFAAINYNQGASDFKDTPAYKESVQSQELLEQPETSESDIFESNPTEVAPSLN, from the exons ATGACGTTCACCGTCGCCACCATCAGTACCGGCGCTACATGCGGCGGTGCAGGAATCCTCTACAACAACACCACCACAACAACACCCTACACCTCTCTCTCCCACTTCACCCTCCCATCATCAACCTCAAAAAGAAGAACCCTTCACATAGTTTCAGCTAAGAAGTTTTCTTCTCGTTCTAGAAGGAACCAGCCAACAACCACCACGACTCCTGATCAGGAATTACAACCAAAGAATGAGATTGAAATACCCTTTTACTCCGATGAAGATTGGCCGTTTCCTTATAGACCTCCTGGTACCTCGAAGGAGGCTGATTTCTTTGAAGGTCCTCAGTGGGACACTGTTGGGTTCATTGGAGAGTGGTTGTGGATTCTTGGTGGTGTTTTCGCG GTATGTGGTGGTGGGTTTGCTGCCATAAATTACAATCAAGGAGCATCAGATTTCAAGGACACTCCTGCATACAAGGAATCTGTTCAGTCTCAAGAACTTTTAGAACAACCGGAAACATCTGAATCAGATATCTTCGAGTCAAATCCTACAGAGGTAGCTCCTAGTTTGAACTAG